TAGGTGATGGAGCGTATCTAGTTCTAATTTTTGACATAATTAAACAATATAATTTTAATAAAAACCATTTTATTTGTTATGGAACATTAAAAATAAATTAACTAGGTTTTTAGTTAAAGAATAAATAGTAAGTGGTCCAATTCCTCCAGGAGTTGGTGTTCCGTATGAAGCAATTTTACTAGCTTGATCAAAATCAAAATCACCACAAACAATTTCTTTGTTTTGATCTTGATCAAAAATCTTATCAATTCCGATGTCAAAAAAGATGAAACCTTTTTTGAACTCATACTGTGATAAAAATCTGGCTTTACCAACAGCTGATATAACAATATCTGCTTCTTTGGTTTTGTTAATTAACTCTTCTTGGTTTTGTTTAGTAACTAAATCAAAAGCAATATTATGATCATTTAAATAATCAATAATTGGTTGGTTTGATGTAATGCCGTTACCAATCAATAAGATTTTTTTATTATCAAAACTAATGTGATATTCACGCATTAGTTCCAACACAGCATTTAATACGCATGGTAAAACTTTTTGTTTTTGTTCAGCACTATATCTATGATACAAGAATCCATCAACATCTAATTCAATTGGAATTGCATCAATAATTTTTTTAGTATCTAATACTGGTTTGATTGGTAATTGAACTAATACTCCAGATGGATTGTAAGAATTAATCTTTTCATGCATCTTGATGATGAAATTATTCGTATCATCAATATCACTTAAATCATATACTTCAGCTTTTATGTTTAAGGATTCACAAAACTTAATTTTGTTTCTTACATAAATTTGTGAAGCTGGTGATGGATCACTAACAATAATTAATAATTTAATTTCATTGTTAGTGATCTTTTCTTTTAGTTTTATTTTTAATTTTTTTGATAATTCACTTCCATCTAATCTAATAAACATAACTAATCTTTTTTAATGGCTAAATCATAATCATCAGCATAAAAGAACATTTCAGAAAAATTCTTATTGTAAATATCTTTTGTTGGTTCAATTTCTTTTCTGATTTCAGCTTTTGTTAAGTTTTTAGCATTATTTGAATAATATCTTTTTTGCACAGCAAAGAAGATTCTGATGTTGTTTCAGATGTAGAAATAATTTTTCTTGTTTCTAAATCTTGGGAAAATTCATTGCGTAAAGATAAAACCAATAATTCCACCAACTAAGAATAAAATTGATGTAACAATTGATGTGGCAAAATAGAATCTGTTATCTCTTTGGGTTTCAATGATTAAACGAATAATTCCAGTAGAAGCAAAATACAACATACATCTACCACCAGTTTTAAGATCTCTAACAAAGTCTAGAGCATAAACAATAATAATAAAACTGATGATGTTAAAGAATGATTCAATCAAGAAGATTGGCACTCTAAACATTGTTCCACCAGAACCTTGAATAAACATGTGATCAAATACAGCAGGAGCTAGTGTTTTTAAGAACCCTCATTGAGCTAGCGCTTGTTCATCACTTAGTCCTAAACCATATACTTCGTGGTTAAAGAAATTACCCCAACGACCAATAGCTTGACCTAATAAGATTGTTGGAACAATTGCATCAGCATAAATTCACATGCTGGCTTGTTTGTAATATGTTTTAGTTACCAGGTTGTGATTTTCATAAACAAGATAATTCTTCTTCACATAATACTTAGGTTTTCTTAACATGAAATAAAAGAAAATAAGCCCGGTTGTCATAGTAAAGATTACCCCACCCTGAACGGCTAAACCACCATTGTGAATGTCGAAGAATCCTGTTTCACCAATCTTAGAATCCCCAATAACAAATGATCAAATTCTTGCTCCTAGAACAATCGAAATAATCCCGACAAATACGTAATAAAAATAAACATTATCATCTACTTTGTATTTGTATTTAAGACGAAAAATTCCTGCTAAAATTGCAATTAAAATTCCAAGTGCATAGAAAACTCCGTAATATCTTACTTCAAAGCTTCCTAGCATAAAAGCTGTTCCAAACGAATCGTTAGTTGCATGCGATCCGTGATCATAAGCTTGCATAATTAAGTCTTGCATAGTTATTTAATTTTATTATTTATTCTTTTCTTTCATTATTTCATCAAATCTTGCCACGAAATCTTCACCAGAATTATATTGTCAATCTCGTTTTAGCTTTAAATCAATCACAGCACTTTCAATTAATTCAGATATTTTTCGACCTGAACTGATGGGTAATACATAATAAGGAATCTTTAAGTTCTCAATAACCTTATAATGGGTTTTTTGACCGATGCGTTCGAAATTATAGTTTTCACTATTATTAATATTAATTAAATCAATAATAACCGAAATATTCGTTGATGGTTTGATTTTTTCAATCCCATACATTTTGGTTACATTTAAAATCCCGATCCCTCTAACTTCAATAAAATGTTTATTAACAGCCGTTGGGCGTCCAATTAAATGATCACCAATCCGTGCAATATCCACAGCATCGTCTGCAATAAACAAACAATTCTTACGCACCATTTCCATGGCTACTTCGGATTTTCCAATCCCCGATTCACCTGTAATCAGCACCCCTTCACCATAGATTTCTACCAACACACCATGGTATGTTTTAAACCGTGCTAATTGTTCAGATATAAACAAACCAACTGAAATCGAAATTTCAGTTGAAAACATATCTGATGTAAAAATCGGAATTTGGTGCATCACATTACATTCAGATAAAATGTCATGATCTAAGAATGATTTGGTTAATAAAATCATTGGTGGTTTTAGATCAAAGATACTGGTAATGCGTTTTCTTCTCTCATCAACTGATAAAGAAGTTAAATACTGGTATTCACGATTACCAAACACGACAACATTATTAATATGATCTGAATCAATAATGTTAACTAATTCGAATGTAGCTCTTGATAAACCTGGCTTGGTAATCTTATTACCTAGGTTTTTTTCACCATCAACAAGTTTAACTAAGACTTCGAATTGTTCGTATAATTTTTTGACTGTGAAACTCAAAATATCAACCTTGTTATTTATAAATTATATTAAGAAACAGAAAAATTAATCAATTTGTAATTTTTATAATTGTAGCTACTAATATTAAAATATATATTGATATGTTCGCATGTAGTTTTGATTTTAATGCGTGAAAGTCCTGAGAATACCAAAGGAAATATTCAGCATTAGATTTTGTTTTTAATTTAGTATCTTTATTTGCATTTTTCTTTTTTGCATGTTTTCATTTAATTCTTAGAAAACCAGATGGATCACCTAATAATGATTTTGATTCACCAATTTTTTGAATCGGTTTAATCATGGCATTGTTATTTGCTGGTGTGATTATTAGTAACTACGTATTTGGCGTATTAAATTTATCCAAGGTTAATAAAGAATACATTAAAACCAAACGGATTGATATTGAAAATAGTAAGAAATTAAGATTCTTCTTTAACTTTATTCAATATGGATGACCGATCTTTTTCATCTTTATTCATTACAGCAAACGCTATAAAGAAATTTATCTAAACATGTTGATTTGATCTGTTATCCGTTCAGAAGATTGATACATGACTCAGATCGAAGAAAAGTATATTGTAAGAAATGACTATAAGAAAAAATATCTTGAAATGAAAGCACAAAAACGCAGAACTGAAGATATTATCAACAATGTGCGAAATGAATTAAAAAAACTTGGTAAGATTCCTGAAATTGATAAAGTTAGGGTTTATAAACTAGAACAAAAAACTAATAAGAATATTAATGCTCTAGCTCCTGTTGTTAAAAAAACTACTAAGATAACTAAAACAAAATCAGAACAAGATTATTTTGATAGCGACAAACCTAAAAAAGGTTATAAACACAAACCTTGAGTTAACTTAATGAAGAAAAAACAATCAACTAACGAATTTTAGGTTTAAACAAATTATAAGCATTATTGAATGTAAGTGTTTCAATCTCTTGAACACTTACATTTTTTAATTCAGCAATTTTAGCAATCGTGTATTTTAAATACAACGAATTATTTTCTTTACCACGGAATGGGTGGGGTGTAAGATATGGTGCATCAGTTTCAACTAGTAATTGGTGATCTTTGATTTTGGGAACAACTGCTTGAAGATTGGCTGCATTTTTAAACGTAACTACACCAGGGATTGAATAATAAAGATCAATCTTAGAACTTAAACTATCAATTAAATTAAAGACATCAATTCCTTGGGTAAAACAATGAAAGATTACTGGAACTTTAATTTCGTGAGTGCTTAAAAAATCAACAGCTTCTTGGTATGCTTCTCTAATATGTAACATTAATGGCACTTTGTATTTGTTGGCCAATTCTAAATGCATTTCTAAGAATTTTAGTTGTAAGTCTTTGTATTCATCTGTGTAATAGAAATCTAAACCGCATTCACCAATAGCAACAATTTTATTATCTGGATCAGATAATAGTTTTTCAAACTCAACTTTTACTTCATTTAAATCGTGATCTTTAACATCATTAGGATGGACTGCAATACATGCAGAACAATTGTTGTGTGCTTTGGCAATTCTTGCTGCATCAATACTGTCTTTTAAGGTTGTGCCAACCGTATTCACATAAATATTTTCTTGATCAAAAGCTTTTAATAGTTCGTCTGATCTATCAATTAATTCGTAAGTATTAACATGGCAGTGAGTATCGTATTGTTTGTATTTCATAGATTATTTACCTAAACAGAAATTTTTAAATATTTCATCAATTAAATTATAGTCTTCGTATTCTGATAATACTTTTAATAAAGCATTATTTGCTTCATTTAAGTGTTGGATTACGATGTCATGATATTGGTTTGGATCTTGTAATATTAAATTAATATTGTGAAGTGAGGTTTTTAATAAATTAATCTGTCATTCTTGTTGGAATAAACTATCTTGTTTATTTTCATCATTAAAGATTGATAAATATTTTTTCTCTAAATATTTAATTAAATCGTTAATTTCATTATTTTTAGCACTAATTTTAAGTTTAATATCACCTGTGTTTTCAGTTGGATCAAATTGATCCACTTTATTACCAACTAAAACAAAGTCTTTTTTGTTTTTAATTAAATATTTATAAATATCTGATTTGTAATATTGTTCGTGTTTGTTTAAATCAACAATATATATAACAAAATCAGATTTATCAACCATTTGATAACTTTTAGTTATCCCAATTTGTTCAATTACATCGTTACTTTCACGAATACCAGCTGTATCAATTAAATTAATGATTAAATTTTCATTAAGAATAATTTGACCTTCAACAATATCACGAGTTGTTCCTGGGATGTTGGTTACGATTGCTTTTTGTTCGTTTAAAAAAGCATTAAGTAAAGATGATTTACCAGCATTAGGTTCTCCAACGATTGCAACATTAATTCCTTCGGTGATCTTTTTTAAACCTAATGATTTGTTAATAATTCTTTGTAGTTTATCTCTAGTGTTAGTTAATGTTTTAAATTGTTCAACTAATCGATTTTGTTCATCTTCGTATTCTGGATAGTCAATGGCAATTTCAACTAATCCAATTAGTTGGAATAATTCTTGTTGGATCTCTTTAATTTGTTTTGATAATTTACCATCTAGTGCGTTAATACTAGCAGAATGGCTTAGGTTGTTTTTAGAAAAAATTAAATCATGAATTGCTGTTGCTTGGTTTAAATCAATTTTCTTATTTAGATAACTGCGTTTAGAAAACTCACCACGGTTGGCTAAATTAAGTCCATTTTTATTTAGCAATTCCATGATCTTATTAACAACTAAAATTCCACCGTGACAGTTAATCTCAATCGAATCCTCACCTGTAAAACTTCTAGGAGCAACAAACTTCATTAATAAAACATTATCAATAATCTGTCCATTGTCAACAATATTAGCGTGTTGGATCTTATATCCTTCTTTAATAATTTCTTTGTCACTAATCTTATTAATGACATCAAAAGTATCAGGTCCTGATATTCGGATTACATGAATTGCACTGTTATATGGAGCTGTTGCAAGAGCATAAATTGTTTCGTGTTTTTTCATGGAAGATTTAATCTAAAATATTTATTAAAATTGCGTTCTTAGATAGGTTAAGATTTAAGTTATCTAAAATAGGTAATAATTTTTGTTTTTTCTTAAAATCTGCGGTAAAAATAAGATAATTTAATACCAAACTAATTTCATAATATGACAATTTTTCAAAGATATTTTTAATTGACATAATATGATCAAATTTCTTAGTTTTAAGATCTAATAAATTAATTAAAGTTAATAAAGATTTAACATCGTTTTCTTCTTCATAATTTAAAAAATCATCATAACTATAAAACATCATTTTAATGATTTTTAATTCAGTTGGTTTGTATTTTTCTTTAAAACTAACCTTGTCTTCATAAATACCTGTTGATTGTTTAACACAACGACTACTAATGGTTTCAAGAACACCATAAGGTTTTCTTGTGGTTAGAATACCAATCGTATTGTCTTTTGGTTCTTCTAAGAACTTTAATAAAGAGTTTAACGATTCTTTATTGGCTTTTTCAATCTGATGAATGATATAAAACTTTAAGCCTCTAGTTTCAAGAGCAGTGTTGGTAAATTTATTTTGAATATCTATGATGCTTTGTTTTTTAATTACATTATTTGTTGGATTAACATGTATTAAATCATAATAACCATTGTTAATGATTTTTTGGCATCATTTACACTTTTTACACGGTTTTTTTGATTGTTCACAAACAATATTAATTAAATATTGTTCTAAATATTTTTGTAAATAACAACCTTTATTTTCGAACAACAATACTGGTGTATATTTATTAGTTAAGTCCATGATTTTTAACAAATGAGGTTATGATTGCTATAACTTCATTATATACACTATCAACATCTTTTGACGCATCAATTATTTTAGCTTTGTTGTTATCTTTGAAAATCTTTAAATATAAATCTCTTACTTTATCAACACGCTTTTGGGTATAAACATCTAAATGATTCATAGTATCACGTTGGTTGATGCGTGCTGCTGCAATTTCTGGTTTAACATCAAATAATAATGTTAAATCTGGTTCTAGACCGTTAGTTGCATATTCATTAATTTTTTTAACAACATCAAAGCCTGCACCCTTAACTTCACCTTGATAAATTCAAGAAGAAGTAACAAAGCGATCACAAATAACAATTTTATCAGCATCTAGTGCTGGTAAAATCTTCTTTTTAATATGTTCATTACGTGAAGCTGTAAATAATAATGCTTCGGTCAAAGGGTCTGTGTCAGATAGTTTCATAATTAATTCTCTGATTGGTTCAGAAGCATCACAGCCACCTGGTTCTCGAGAATAAACTACTTCTTGATTATTGATTAAAGGATGTTCTTGCATCATTCGTTTTAAAAACGAACTTTTACCAGAACCATCAACGCCTTCAATAACAATAAAAACCCCTTTGTTTTTCATATCTATCTTATGTATTCTTTGTTATTAAAATATTTTAATAAAGCTTTTGGTATCTTAATTGAACCATCTTTTTGTTGGTAGTTTTCCACGATTGCAACAAATAAACGGTCATGAGCTAATGCACTTGCATTTAATGTATGCACGTATCGATTTTTCTTAGATATTGCATCTTTAAATTTGATGTTAGCTCTACGTGCTTGGAAATCACCACAGTTTGAAATTGAAGAGATTTCACGGTATTTATTTTCAGAAGGAATTCAAACTTCTAAATCATAAGTTTTAGTTGCACTAAAGCCCATATCACCTGTGCATAAAACAATACGGCGATAAGGTAATTCTAATAATTCTAAAATGCGTTCAGCATCTTTTGCCATTTCTTCATGTTCTTGTTTTGAAGCAGATGGATGAACGATTTTAACTAATTCAGTTTTATAAAACTGGTGTTGGCGAATTAAACCCTTTGTATCTTTACCAGCACTGCCAGCTTCTGATCTAAAACAAGCAGTTGAAGCAGTGTAGTATTTAGGTAAATCTGATTCATTTAAGATTTCATTACGGTGTAAATTTACCAATTGAACTTCGGCTGTTGAAGCTAAAAAGTAGTTGGTATTTTCTAGTTTGAAAACATCTTCAACGAATTTTGGAAACTGACCAGAACCATAATAAGAATCCTTATTAACAATAACTGGTGGCAAGTATTCTTCATATTTATCAGCATTAACATCCAAACAAAATTGTTGGATTGCACGCATTAATCTAGCACCATCTTTTTTATAGATTGAAAATCTAGAACCTGTAATTTTAGCAGCAGTATCTAATGCGATAATATCAAGTTTAGTTGCTAATTCATAGTGAGGCAATGGTTTAAAATCAAAAACTGTTGGTTTTCTTGATTTAAACATTTCCACATTTTCAGATTCATCCTTACCAATTGGAACATCATCAGTTGGTAAGTTAGGAATACGTTCATAAATATAATCAAATTGTTCTTTAATTTCATTATATTTTGCTTCGTTTTTTTCTAATTCAGAACGTAAATCACTACCTTCTTTAATTAGTTTTTTACGTTCAGTATCTGATTGAGCAGTAGCAACTTTTTTGGCATTAATGTTTTTTTG
The Mycoplasma sp. E35C DNA segment above includes these coding regions:
- a CDS encoding DNA polymerase III subunit delta', yielding MDLTNKYTPVLLFENKGCYLQKYLEQYLINIVCEQSKKPCKKCKWCQKIINNGYYDLIHVNPTNNVIKKQSIIDIQNKFTNTALETRGLKFYIIHQIEKANKESLNSLLKFLEEPKDNTIGILTTRKPYGVLETISSRCVKQSTGIYEDKVSFKEKYKPTELKIIKMMFYSYDDFLNYEEENDVKSLLTLINLLDLKTKKFDHIMSIKNIFEKLSYYEISLVLNYLIFTADFKKKQKLLPILDNLNLNLSKNAILINILD
- the tmk gene encoding dTMP kinase; its protein translation is MKNKGVFIVIEGVDGSGKSSFLKRMMQEHPLINNQEVVYSREPGGCDASEPIRELIMKLSDTDPLTEALLFTASRNEHIKKKILPALDADKIVICDRFVTSSWIYQGEVKGAGFDVVKKINEYATNGLEPDLTLLFDVKPEIAAARINQRDTMNHLDVYTQKRVDKVRDLYLKIFKDNNKAKIIDASKDVDSVYNEVIAIITSFVKNHGLN
- the mnmE gene encoding tRNA uridine-5-carboxymethylaminomethyl(34) synthesis GTPase MnmE codes for the protein MKKHETIYALATAPYNSAIHVIRISGPDTFDVINKISDKEIIKEGYKIQHANIVDNGQIIDNVLLMKFVAPRSFTGEDSIEINCHGGILVVNKIMELLNKNGLNLANRGEFSKRSYLNKKIDLNQATAIHDLIFSKNNLSHSASINALDGKLSKQIKEIQQELFQLIGLVEIAIDYPEYEDEQNRLVEQFKTLTNTRDKLQRIINKSLGLKKITEGINVAIVGEPNAGKSSLLNAFLNEQKAIVTNIPGTTRDIVEGQIILNENLIINLIDTAGIRESNDVIEQIGITKSYQMVDKSDFVIYIVDLNKHEQYYKSDIYKYLIKNKKDFVLVGNKVDQFDPTENTGDIKLKISAKNNEINDLIKYLEKKYLSIFNDENKQDSLFQQEWQINLLKTSLHNINLILQDPNQYHDIVIQHLNEANNALLKVLSEYEDYNLIDEIFKNFCLGK
- the serS gene encoding serine--tRNA ligase, whose product is MLDKNLLKTNSKEIREQLKSRAFNLDWYDEFLRLEKQLSSTLKTIEKINEQKNINAKKVATAQSDTERKKLIKEGSDLRSELEKNEAKYNEIKEQFDYIYERIPNLPTDDVPIGKDESENVEMFKSRKPTVFDFKPLPHYELATKLDIIALDTAAKITGSRFSIYKKDGARLMRAIQQFCLDVNADKYEEYLPPVIVNKDSYYGSGQFPKFVEDVFKLENTNYFLASTAEVQLVNLHRNEILNESDLPKYYTASTACFRSEAGSAGKDTKGLIRQHQFYKTELVKIVHPSASKQEHEEMAKDAERILELLELPYRRIVLCTGDMGFSATKTYDLEVWIPSENKYREISSISNCGDFQARRANIKFKDAISKKNRYVHTLNASALAHDRLFVAIVENYQQKDGSIKIPKALLKYFNNKEYIR
- a CDS encoding TatD family hydrolase, whose translation is MKYKQYDTHCHVNTYELIDRSDELLKAFDQENIYVNTVGTTLKDSIDAARIAKAHNNCSACIAVHPNDVKDHDLNEVKVEFEKLLSDPDNKIVAIGECGLDFYYTDEYKDLQLKFLEMHLELANKYKVPLMLHIREAYQEAVDFLSTHEIKVPVIFHCFTQGIDVFNLIDSLSSKIDLYYSIPGVVTFKNAANLQAVVPKIKDHQLLVETDAPYLTPHPFRGKENNSLYLKYTIAKIAELKNVSVQEIETLTFNNAYNLFKPKIR
- the hprK gene encoding HPr(Ser) kinase/phosphatase, whose amino-acid sequence is MSFTVKKLYEQFEVLVKLVDGEKNLGNKITKPGLSRATFELVNIIDSDHINNVVVFGNREYQYLTSLSVDERRKRITSIFDLKPPMILLTKSFLDHDILSECNVMHQIPIFTSDMFSTEISISVGLFISEQLARFKTYHGVLVEIYGEGVLITGESGIGKSEVAMEMVRKNCLFIADDAVDIARIGDHLIGRPTAVNKHFIEVRGIGILNVTKMYGIEKIKPSTNISVIIDLININNSENYNFERIGQKTHYKVIENLKIPYYVLPISSGRKISELIESAVIDLKLKRDWQYNSGEDFVARFDEIMKEKNK
- the lgt gene encoding prolipoprotein diacylglyceryl transferase, which translates into the protein MQDLIMQAYDHGSHATNDSFGTAFMLGSFEVRYYGVFYALGILIAILAGIFRLKYKYKVDDNVYFYYVFVGIISIVLGARIWSFVIGDSKIGETGFFDIHNGGLAVQGGVIFTMTTGLIFFYFMLRKPKYYVKKNYLVYENHNLVTKTYYKQASMWIYADAIVPTILLGQAIGRWGNFFNHEVYGLGLSDEQALAQWGFLKTLAPAVFDHMFIQGSGGTMFRVPIFLIESFFNIISFIIIVYALDFVRDLKTGGRCMLYFASTGIIRLIIETQRDNRFYFATSIVTSILFLVGGIIGFIFTQWIFPRFRNKKNYFYIWNNIRIFFAVQKRYYSNNAKNLTKAEIRKEIEPTKDIYNKNFSEMFFYADDYDLAIKKD
- a CDS encoding bifunctional methylenetetrahydrofolate dehydrogenase/methenyltetrahydrofolate cyclohydrolase — protein: MFIRLDGSELSKKLKIKLKEKITNNEIKLLIIVSDPSPASQIYVRNKIKFCESLNIKAEVYDLSDIDDTNNFIIKMHEKINSYNPSGVLVQLPIKPVLDTKKIIDAIPIELDVDGFLYHRYSAEQKQKVLPCVLNAVLELMREYHISFDNKKILLIGNGITSNQPIIDYLNDHNIAFDLVTKQNQEELINKTKEADIVISAVGKARFLSQYEFKKGFIFFDIGIDKIFDQDQNKEIVCGDFDFDQASKIASYGTPTPGGIGPLTIYSLTKNLVNLFLMFHNK